The genomic window GACCGAAGGGCACGCAAACCTCGGTCGACTCGTGAACGGGCTCGAGACGGCCAAGGAGTTCGCCGACACCGACGGCGACGAGGTGGAACTGATCTTCGACGGAGCAGGGACACAGTGGATCCCCGAACTCGAAGACGAGGAAAGCGACTATCACGAACTGTATCAGGCCGTCCGCGACGACGCCGCCGCCTGCGACTTCTGTGCCGGTGCGTTCGGCGTCGAAGACGCCGTCGCCGATGCGGGGGTAGTGACGCTCGACGACCACG from Halostella salina includes these protein-coding regions:
- a CDS encoding DsrE family protein, with translation MTKAAVIILAGTEGHANLGRLVNGLETAKEFADTDGDEVELIFDGAGTQWIPELEDEESDYHELYQAVRDDAAACDFCAGAFGVEDAVADAGVVTLDDHDGHPSIRSMVDDDYEIITF